A window of the Citrus sinensis cultivar Valencia sweet orange chromosome 9, DVS_A1.0, whole genome shotgun sequence genome harbors these coding sequences:
- the LOC102608384 gene encoding UPF0481 protein At3g47200-like yields MSHWTALPNLRARLDGVSEESSAGFKIRKVPEHLRTENVKAYEPQIIAIGPLNHHLAREKTHLAEMERHKVLYLKNLLRRSKDPGYLFSCFCHRMGKLEARARCCYAEPIEISGSEFVEMLVLDACFIVELFRRFKLDLWDDDNNVFRTSWIRKKLGRDLLVADNQLPLFVLQEFYAITKMHEDEETNFQDLILGFFSKVLPVQLLKVSKIGPFLEVDPKITHLLGFMYDYYWERVPRFAPPPYEENWNFIISATNLEEAGVKFEKIEGDSLFSIDFDKDAGIMKIPALTIDDDTESFFRNISVYEQFFPFDAYAPFINYLKFMDCLINTAMDVELLCKNKILHNCLGDDEVVANMFNRLGDSVSLPLFNFYGDIFHNVNDYCDRHWNRWIANLRHNCNGCKCLITFMLYKHPFPFYLIYFC; encoded by the coding sequence ATGAGTCATTGGACTGCGCTACCCAATTTGAGGGCGCGACTTGATGGAGTATCAGAAGAATCCTCAGCtggttttaaaataagaaaagtacCGGAGCATCTGCGTACTGAGAATGTAAAAGCCTACGAACCACAAATAATAGCAATCGGTCCTTTAAACCACCACCTTGCTCGCGAGAAAACTCACTTAGCAGAGATGGAAAGGCACAAAGTCCTCTATCTGAAAAACCTTCTCCGAAGATCGAAAGATCCTGGATActtattttcatgtttttgCCATCGCATGGGCAAATTAGAAGCAAGAGCTCGTTGTTGTTATGCAGAGCCTATAGAAATCTCCGGAAGTGAATTTGTGGAAATGTTGGTTCTTGATGCTTGCTTTATTGTTGAGCTATTTCGCAGGTTCAAGCTAGATCTATGGGACGATGATAACAATGTTTTCAGGACAAGTTGGATCCGCAAGAAACTGGGTCGTGATTTGTTGGTAGCCGACAATCAGCTTCCTTTGTTTGTTCTCCAGGAATTTTACGCCATTACTAAGATGCATGAGgatgaagaaacaaatttcCAGGACTTGATTTTGGGTTTCTTCAGTAAAGTACTTCCTGTCCAACTTTTGAAAGTCTCAAAAATTGGACCATTTTTAGAGGTCGATCCCAAAATCACACATTTACTGGGCTTCATGTACGATTATTACTGGGAGAGGGTTCCTCGTTTTGCACCTCCGCCTTATGAGGAAAATTGGAATTTCATAATAAGTGCTACAAATCTCGAAGAGGCTGGAGTCAAGTTCGAGAAGATTGAGGGAGATAGCTtgttttcaattgattttgaCAAGGATGCTGGAATAATGAAAATCCCTGCATTGACAATTGATGATGACACCGAATCATTTTTCCGAAACATCTCTGTTTATGAGCAGTTTTTCCCATTTGATGCGTATGCTCCTTtcatcaattatttgaaattcatgGACTGTCTCATCAACACTGCAATGGATGTGGAATTGCTTTGTAAGAACAAAATTCTCCATAATTGTTTAGGTGACGATGAAGTGGTTGCCAACATGTTCAATAGGCTTGGAGATTCTGTCTCGCTGCCCCTTTTCAACTTTTACGGAGACATATTCCACAATGTGAATGACTACTGTGACAGGCATTGGAACAGATGGATTGCCAACCTCAGGCATAACTGCAATGGATGTAAATGTTTAATTACATTTATGCTTTATAAACATccttttccattttatttaatatatttttgttga
- the LOC127899918 gene encoding uncharacterized protein LOC127899918 codes for MAKLTQKHQQLWEAQSAENMQLWTIIGQLQSELADYKSRLNKLEAEISSRKPAVEEPVVQVHGTPLTGQPAKRGRPRKSAVLVDVLPTPNESCPRARGRKPAATCKVQSSEARTLTFEKVILNKVEDKEKACHSLAITQQPENDEKISNLITKNCGNLEVIETI; via the exons ATGGCAAAACTCACTCAGAAGCATCAACAACTTTGGGAAGCTCAA TCAGCGGAGAATATGCAGCTTTGGACTATTATTGGTCAGTTGCAATCAGAACTAGCTGATTACAAGAGTCGCCTAAATAAACTTGAAGCTGAAATTTCATCTCGGAAACCAGCAGTGGAAGAGCCTGTTGTTCAAGTTCATGGGACTCCTTTAACCGGACAACCAGCAAAGAGAGGCAGACCGAGGAAATCAGCTGTTTTGGTTGATGTATTACCCACTCCTAATGAATCTTGTCCTCGAGCTCGAGGTAGAAAGCCTGCTGCAACATGTAAGGTTCAATCATCTGAAGCTAGAACACTTACTTTTGAGAAGGTCATCCTCAACAAAGTcgaagataaagaaaaagctTGTCATTCCCTTGCCATTACACAACAGccagaaaatgatgaaaagaTCTCGAATCTAATCACCAAGAATTGCGGTAATTTGGAAGTCATCGAAACGATATGA
- the LOC127899917 gene encoding putative UPF0481 protein At3g02645: MPETEMHKLPKAPILFEEAKGIMKISELTIHNETGSLLRNLTVYEQYQNARYGPLVSFLDVMDGLINTAKDVKILCESRILTNYLGDEEVVAQMSNRLGVSVRLPPENNYKEMLKNVNKYCDRKWNKWMANLWHNYFNTPWAIISFFAALVLLILTAVQSVFSVLAYFQ; encoded by the coding sequence ATGCCGGAGACAGAAATGCACAAGTTGCCAAAGGCACCAATCTTGTTTGAAGAGGCTAAGggaataatgaaaatatcagAATTGACTATTCATAATGAGACCGGGTCCTTACTCCGAAATCTGACTGTTTATGAGCAGTACCAAAATGCACGGTATGGTCCTCTCGTTAGTTTTTTAGATGTCATGGACGGTCTCATCAATACTGCAAAGGATGTGAAAATACTTTGTGAGAGCAGGATTCTTACTAACTATTTAGGTGACGAAGAAGTGGTCGCCCAGATGTCGAATAGGCTTGGAGTTTCTGTCCGTCTCCCACCTGAGAACAATTACAAAGAAATGCTCAAGAATGTGAACAAGTACTGTGACAGAAAATGGAACAAGTGGATGGCGAACTTATGGCACAATTATTTCAACACTCCATGGGCAATCATTTCTTTCTTCGCTGCACTTGTACTGCTTATACTTACCGCTGTACAATCTGTGTTCTCAGTTCTAGCTTATTTCCAGTAA